ATGCTTTCCTAATCGAAGTTCTCGTATAATCTCAATACGTTCGAGCGTTTTAATTTCTGAATGCAAATAGGTTACTTTAATACCGATTTCCTTTAAATAATCCGTTAAATCTTCAGACATTTTTTTCGTTAAAGTGGTAATTAAAACACGTTCATTTCGTTCGATACGTTTATGTATCTCCTCTAATAAGTCATCGATTTGTCCTTCACTTGGTCTTACGTCTATTGTTGGGTCTAACAATCCTGTTGGACGAATAATTTGTTGCACCATTTTAGGGGTATGTTCGATTTCATATGGACCTGGTGTAGCTGAAACATAGATCATGTTGTTCATATGTTTCTCAAATTCTTCAAACTTAAGTGGACGGTTATCCTTCGCTGAAGGAAGTCTAAATCCATGATCAACAAGTACTTGTTTTCTTGCTTGGTCTCCATTAAACATCGCCCGAACTTGAGGTAAGGTCACATGTGATTCATCAATGACAATCAGAAAGTCGTCTCCTAAGAAATCAAGTAACGTATACGGTGTCGAACCAGCCGTTCTCAATGTTAAGTGTCTTGAATAATTTTCAATCCCTGAACAAAAGCCCATTTCACGCATCATCTCTATATCATATCGGGTCCTCTGTTCAAGTCTTTGCGCTTCAAGTAGCTTATTTTGTTCATTGAGCTCCTCTAACCTTTCTGTTAACTCTTTTTCTATATTGACGATTGCTTTTTCCATTTTCTCTTGTCTAGTGACGAAGTGAGACGCTGGAAATATGGCGACATGTTGGCGCTCACCTGTAATTTCACCTGTTAAAGCATCCACTTCCCGTATACGATCAATTTCATCTCCAAAAAATTCGATACGAATGCACTGCTCTTCTCGAGAGGCAGGTATGATTTCAACGACATCTCCACGGACACGGAATGTACCCCGTCTAAAATCAATATCGTTTCTTTCATACTGTATGTCAACGAGTTTGCGGAGGAGTTGATTACGTTCCACTTCCATACCTGTACGCAAGGAAACAACAAGCTCTTTATATTCCTCTGGTGAACCTAGACCATATATACAGGAGACACTGGCGATGATGATGACGTCATTACGTTCAATTAAAGAAGAGGTTGCAGAGTGACGTAGCTTATCAATTTCGTCATTAATACTCGCATCCTTTTCAATAAAGGTATCTGTTTGCGGAACATAAGCTTCTGGCTGATAGTAATCATAGTAACTTACAAAATACTCAACAGCATTGTTCGGAAAAAACTCCTTAAATTCACTGTATAGTTGCCCAGCTAACGTTTTATTATGAGCAATCACTAAAGTCGGCTTGTTTACTTCTTTAATGACGTTTGAAACAGTAAACGTTTTTCCCGTCCCTGTTGCCCCTAGTAACGTTTGATGCTTAACTCCATTGTTAATACCTTCCACTAGTTGTCGTATTGCCTCTGGTTGATCACCTTTTGGTTGGTATGATGATACTAATTCAAATTGATCCATCCAAAAAGCCCCCATTTCCGTTAATTTGTATTCCTATTGTACCACATTGAAAGGAAAAACAACCAAAAAAACGAACTTAAGTTCGTTTTTTTGAATATCTAGCATTCATTTATTAATCCACTATCGAAACAATTTTCTCTAACCGTTTCGTTAGCTTCTCTCTCCATACCTCAGCTAAAGGTTCCACTTTCAAGATTCTTTCCATTCCTTTTACATTGTTTTTTTGATGAAAGAACACTTGGTTGGCATATAAAATGGTGACGTTGTTTGGATGTGATTCTAACAAATCAATCGGACTGTCCTCTCGAACAACCCCTTCTGAAAGCACGCGACAGAAAAAGCCCGTGTACCCTGTATCAATCACTCGGCTAAGATCAATCGTTGTCCGTTTCGTAATCGTTTGACAAGGGATTCTCCCTTGTGACACTTGAACAATTGCCTCTCCTAGTTGATACACACCCCCGATACAAACATCTTTCTCATGCATATTTATAGCTGTCACATTTTCTCCAAAAGCAGCCTTAGGTAAAATCACTCCATATTCTCTTTCCCACATCGAATAATGTTCATAAGAATAAAAGCACACCGCTCGATCTGGTCCACCATGAAACTTTGTATTCGCTACCCCATCATGATGAAACCCTTCTTTACTTAAATAAACTTCTTTAATCGCGCTTTTACCTATTCCCGAATACATCGTTTTATCTTCACCATATTGTATTTCTTTAGGTTTACCAACGGCTAAATGAACGAGCTTACGAGTCATTTTCACATCCCCTTTTGTCATTCATTATTGCTTTACCCTCTTAACATCTTCAATCATTTTTTTTGACACCATAAATCCTGCTATTAAGGATGCCACATCTAAAAACCAAATCGCCGTAGAATCCATATGCCCATTAAAAAAAGCAACTATTAGCAAAGCTAACGTTAAGCCTGTCCCAACATAATGGTTATAAGTCACTCTAGAAAAAAGCAAAACTAAAAAAAAGGGAATTAATAAAGCCACCAACAATTTAATCATGAATTTTTCTCCTCTTCTAAAACCACTTTATTGCCATTATAACAATGATTCAAGCTGACAAACACAAATTAAACATTTACTAGCTCATCTTCCTGTATTCATGCATATAGATAGGAATGAATGATCAAAACAGGAGAAGGTGAAAAAATGATAAGAATTAGCTTATGTATGATTGTTAAAAATGAAGAAGATACACTGGATCGTTGTTTATCCTCTGTAAAAGGAGTACCTGATGAAATTATCATTGTTGACACAGGATCTACAGATGCTACAAAAGAAATTGCTAAAAAACATAATGCTCGAATATATGACTTTGAGTGGATTGATGATTTTGCCGCTGCACGGAACTTTTCCTTTAGTAAAGCTCGAAAAGACTACATCATGTGGTTGGATGCCGATGACTTGCTCCTTCCCGAGGATCGTCAAAAATTACTAAACTTAAAAGAAAGAATAAGTCCGAAAATTGATGCCATATCAATGATTTATCATACATTATTTGATGAACATGGAAATGTCGTCACTAGTGTTCGAAGAATTCGGATTGTCAAGAAAATACATGACTTTAAGTGGCACGGTTTTGTCCATGAAGATTTAACAACGGAGGAACCTTACAAATACTTTGATAGTGATATCATTGTTACCCATAAAAAACCTGAAGACAAGATGAATAAAGCGGAGGAAGGAAAAACAGGGCGCAACCTACAAATATACGAAAGACACTTAAAAGCAGGAAAGGAGCTTAGTAAACATGACTTGTTTCACTACTCTAGAGAACTGCATAGTAACAAAAGGTATGACGATGCGATTGTGTACTATGAACAGTTTCTAGAGCTAGAAGATATTGAATTACAACATCGTCTATTCGTTATGCATAAACTCGCCTCATGTTATCACATCATAGGGAACATTGATAAAGAAAGAGAGATCACGTTTGAATCTCTTAAGTGGGATGTGCCACACCCATCTTTCAGTTGCAGAATTGCCGAATGGTTTTTAGAAAAAGAACACTATGCTCAAGCTGCCTATTGGTATGAACAAGCCTTGAACGACAAAGCTGAAGATACATGGCTAATCGATCAATTACCTTTTCGAACTTGGCTTCCACATAAACAACTCGGACTCTGTTATTTTCATCTTCAAAAGTATCATGACTCACTCTTCCACAACAAAAAAGTGCTTGAATATCAACCGAATGATGAAGCTACTATGAAAAATATAAAAATGCTGGAAGGTCTTATATAAAATACGAGAAAAGCCCTAGCGGGGGTACAACCGTTAGGGCTGAAAAATGGCTTACGAATTACCACATTCGTAATAATCATTAAACAACATTTATTTCTTTTAATGCCTTTAAATAACGCTCATTAACAATGTCCCAATTGACCGTATTCCACCAATTTTCAACGAATTCAGGGCGGCGATTTTGGTATTTTAAGTAATAGGCATGCTCCCAAACATCAATGACAAGTAGAGGGACTTTCCCTTCTTCTAAAGGAGTGTTTTGATTAGCTGTACTCATGATAGAAAGTGAGCTTCCATCTAAAACAAGCCAGCCATAACCACTACCAAAACGACTGATTGTAGCTTGAGACAACTTATGTTTAAAGTCATCAAACGTATTAAAATAATACTCAATCGATTTTTTTATGTCTCCGTTAGGATCACCACCACCTTTTGGACTCATATTTTCCCAAAAAAGACTATGACAATAATGACCCCCTCCATTGTTCCTTACTTTTGTTTGAATATCCTTTGGCAAAGAAGAAAGGTTAGCAAGAATCTCCGGTAGCGATTTTCCTTGTAATCCTTCAGTTGAGGACAGCGCATTATTTAAATTTTTTACATACGTTGCATGATGTTTACTATGATGGATCTCCAATGTCCTTGCATCGATGTAGGGCTCGAGATCATCATAGTCATATTGTAAATCTGGTAAGATATGAATCAATCTCACCTCCCTTTTGTTGTATTAAGGAAAAATTATTTCCTTAAGCAAATATTATAACATGTCCTAACTAATGTCAAACGAAAAACTTCTTTTTAAAAAAGAAAAAGTAGCCTCCTTTTTTAGAAAGCTACTTTTTATGTTTACACTGCTCCGCTTCGGTCTTTTTGTCGTCACCAATAAATATTAAACCAAGCTCATGATGCTCGCCTTCATACATTGAACGTTGAACAAAACGAACCTCTCCATTAAACCCGATCACATCAAGCTTACAATACGTACGATTTTTTTGTAAAGCCTCATAAAACCCAGAAACCGTCGTGACAGGTTGCCCATTCACCTGGATGATCATTTCCCCAACTTGTAAATTTAATTGATTCGCCGGGGAACTTGGAAGAATTCCTAATATGACTAAACCTTGATCTCTTTTAGAAAAATAAAAAGCAGCAGAATCATCATTCATGCGTTGTTTAATAGAAATAAATTGATGACCAACGAAGGAAAATCCAACACTCCATAAACAAGAGGAGTCCACCAAAGACTCGCAATCGCAAAGGTAAGCGTTAATAACCCTAGCCAAATGATTCTTCGACCTGTTACTTGAATACTTTCCTTCGGCATTGAACCTTGAATTCTTTGGTGAAATCCGACAAATAACGGAACACACAAAAGCCAAAAGGAATCTCCATGTAACGTAAAATGAGACCAGTCTGTAATTGATAGGCTTCCTCCTGGAATTAACAAAAGAGTCGGCAGCCATCCAAACTTTATCGGAACGATGGTTACCAATCGATTTTCCCCGACTACTCATTTTGATAGAGGGAGACGTTTTAAGATGACCTGAACGATAAACTAAAAACCCTTCTATTATTATTAGTAAGGCTAATAATATTGCTAATGTTGGCAAAGAAGTCGTCTCTACATTGATAAGATATTGACTAAACCAATATTCTTTTAAGTCAATCATAGAAAGGATGCTGACTAACAAAATTGTTCCACCCATTGTATACACAGGAGATAATAGTCTTGTCTGGAGTGTTATACATAGCAACAATGTCCATACAGTCATTAAAACAATGGTCCCAAACGGAAGCATTAATCCTGTTAATAGAATTACAAGGGAAAAAAGCACGCCAAGAAAAAGTCCTTTTAGAAAAGTGAACTTCACTTCCTCTAAAGTATCGTAAATTCTTATATGAAAAGACTTTCTCTCTCTCTTTACTCTAAGAACTCCAATTATTACACAATAAAAAAGCATAAAGTATAACAACGGATTCAGAAAAAAACGACCGATACCTTTCGATAACTCCATTAACCATTGTTCTAACAAATGATACACCGCCTTTGAAAGAAATAGCTTTATTTCTTTCATTCTACCAAATTTCTACTAGGCCGTGTTTAAAAAGTATTTCTAGATTGAATAGACTTCTGTGAAAACGATGAAGCTAAAATCTTGAAGAAGACTGTAAATTTGTCCATAAAGAAGTATTATTCAAGGAAAAATCAAACAAATAATTCATCGATGAAATGTTTGTAAAATCTTGAATGGCTAAGATCGTCCTTTTTATATCTGTCAAATTCACACCTAGTCTTTTTTGTTCCTTTATTAAGTAAGAGAAAAACTCTTCAACTGTTTGCTCATCAATTGAAGAAATTTCTTTAATAGAGGTGTAATTTGCAATATACAGACAAAACTGCTGTATACCAATAAAAATTTTTGTGTTTGAGAGGTTCGATTCTTGATCAACCGCTTTGAATTGATGAAACAAATCCTCAAATCTTTCTTTTCTTAATGCACTTGCTCGCTTACTCAATGAATCCCCAACTTTCTAAATTATTCTTCGACCCAACATTATAATAATAACGATTTTACAAGATTCATTTCAACCTTATAAAGACTCATTTTCATTTTTATGCAGGAATGAGAGTTAATATAAAAGAATACGTGAGAAGTTAAGAAAAGTGCAAGCGCCCGTTTAGCAACGAAGGATTAGGAACGTCAACTAAGTACAGTCACGTCCTGTGACAAACGTTGACGCTAGCACATCGTATGCGTCGGAGTTGCTGGCAATGGAGCTAGACAAAAATAAAAGCAACATCCAAATAAGGACAGATTTTTTTACTTTTTTACTCTGTAAAAAAAGCGTAGCACGAATCTTATGATTCAAACTACGCCTTAAGCTTTTGTCCCATAAAAGTTTCTAGTTTACTTGACTAAAATAACGTTTGTACAGCTGCCTTTAATTGCAAATCTTGATTTTTATCTCTTTTTAATTTTTCAATTTCCTCATTTATTTTTGCAGCCGTTTTTTTATCAATTATGCCTGTTGGATTCAATTCAACCTTTTTTTGAAAAGACTCCACGGCCTTCTCCATTATTTTGCTATAATACCCATCTTGTCTTCCTGCATCGTACCCTAATCCAGAAAGTAATACTTGCGCACGTATAATTTGTTCATTATTCATATCGAGTTTCAAAGGTTCTTCAATTTGAATAGGACTAGCATCGAAGAATGATGGCTGTTCCACCTTCAAAGTAGGTTCAACCCCTTTTTTTATGAATCCATTTCCCTTCAGGCGTTAACCATTTATACAGAGTAAGCTTAATATTACTGCCATCGCCCATAGGTATTGCTTGTTGTACCGTTCCTTTTCCAAAGGAGGTTTCACCCACAATAGGTGCATCATTGGTTTCTTTCAACGCACCAGCTAAAATTTCAGATGCAGACGCACTTCCTTTGTTAATTAAAACGGATACGGGATAATCTTTTTCTTTCTTTAACTCAGAATAGTGAACTTCTCGATCACCATCTCTTTCTTCGATTTGAATAATTGGTTTTTTGTTTGGAACAAACTTTTGTAAAATCTCTTCCACCGAAGTCAAGTAGCCTCCTGGATTTCCTCTCACATCAATAATCAAACCTTCAATACCGTCTTTCTCTAGTTGATTTAATCCCTTATTAAAATCCTCAGCAGTCTTCTCAGAAAAAGAGGTAATTTGTATGTACCCATAAGGGTGATTTTTATATGTACCTTTCTCTGCGTGCACCGTTTGAATTGGAATTTTATCTCTCTTCACTTTAAACTTTAAAGGTAATTCTGAGCCTGTCCGTTTTACCTCAATGTTGACACTAGTCCCTTTTTCCCCTCTTATCTTCAACACAGTTTCATGTAAGTCCAGCTCCTCAGTTGAATGGCCATCGACGGAAAGGATGACATCATTTGGCTTTAATCCAGCAACATCCGCTGGTGATCCTTTGAACGGTGAAATAATGACAACTTGTCCATCCACCATTCCTACTTCTGCCCCTATCCCCTCAAATGAAGAATCTAAAGACTGTGTAAATTGCTGAGCAGTTTCTTTATCCATGTAAACGGAGTAAGGGTCTTCCAAGGTAGAGAGCATCCCTTCTATCGCACCTTCTAGTAGCTCCTCATCGTCTACCTCTTGTACATATTTAGTTTTTATAGGCTCAAACGCTTTTTCTAATTTTTCAAAATCGGTCTCACTAGAAGATTCACTTACTTTTACTTCTCCAACTCCCGCATTTGCCATGATTGCTTCTGATTGTTGTTCAAGAGTTTCATTTACTATAAAAACAGCACCTGTCCCAACTAATATTGTCAAAACAAGCGTTCTAGTCAACCACAATCGCTTCATCCTTCTCCATCCTTTCAAGATTCATTCTCGTCCAAGCTATTGTGGTGATAGTATATGCAAGAAGGGAAAGAATCATACGATTAGAAAGTGAAAGGATGACGCTCAAACCATTCTTGATTACGCAAAAAAGCTTAAGGAGTTATTCCTTAAGCTTTTTCTCTTTATTGTATGAAATCAATTGGGTTAACAGGGTTACCATAGCCACCTACGTGAATTTCAAAGTGTAAATGTGGTCCAGTCGAATATCCCGTGCTTCCCATAATACCAATTGGTTGTCCTTTTGATACAGATTGACCTGCAGAAACCATCGGTGAATCTTTCATATGACCATACAGGGTTACATATTTTTGTCCTCCAATATTATGTGCAATTAACGCCCAATTTCCATATCCACCAGAATTCCAGCCAGCCTCGATCACGGTACCATCAGCTGCAGCGTATATCGCAACGTTAGAAGCACGTGAAGCAATGTCTACACCTTTATGCATTTTTCCCCATCTGTAGCCATATCCTGATGAAAGATAAGTAGCAGCTGATGGCCAAGTCCAGTCTCCACTCGAGATATTAGTTGCCATTGATAGAGTGGAACTACTGCTACTTGAACTAGATGAAGAGCTTGATGAACTAGAACCTTTCTTCGCTTTTACTCTAACTGTTTCTGCTTTCATTGCCGCTTCTTGTTGTTTTAATATCTCTGCTTCGTTTTCTAGTTCATCAATATGACCATGCAAATCCTCTGCTTCTGTCTCAATATCTTTTAGAAGCGCATCTTTTTCTTTTTTCGTCGTCTCTAGTTCAGCTTTTAATTCATCTAATTCTTCTTTTTCAGCTGTAAGCTTTTCTAACTCAATTGTTAATTCCGTTTCTTTTTCTTCTAATAGTTTTTGGTCGGCCACGTGCTCTTCTAAAATACGCTCATCCTCTTCAAGGATCGTAGAAATCATACCCACATTCGAGATAAAATCACTGAAGTTTTTAGAACCTAAAAGTACGTCGATATATTTGACAGCTCCGCCGCTATCTTGAATTGCAACAGCACGTTCTTTTAACAATTCTTCTCGTTGTTCAATTCGTTCCTTTACTTCAACAATTTGTTTTTTTAGCTCTTCAATTTTTTTCTCTGCTTCTGCAATTTTTTCCTCAGTATCGCCAATCTTAGCAGAAACCTCAATCATTTGATTATCGAGTTTTTCAATTTCAGCATTTAATTGTTTTTCTTTTTGTTCTAATTCAGCAAGTTCTGAATTTTTTTGATCTATATTGGATTCAATACTAGAACGTTCATTTTGAATATCTTTTAACGATGACGCAATCGCATCATTACTTAAAGGTATAAGGATGGCACTAGTTCCTAATAAAGTAGCTAAACTCAACGACATAATCTTATTAGATTTTTTCATTGTTTTTCCCCTTTTCCCTATGTATTTAATACTGTAGGAAAACTAGTAGAGAGTATTTTGGTGAATTTCTCTATAGTCTTAATAACTTTAAACACTCTCTACTTTATTTCCTTCAATCTATCAATCTATATTCTTAAAAACTTTCTAATGGACATTAAACTTCCCCAAACACCAATTATGGAACCAATTAACATGATAATACCAGAAACTTGGAAAATAAATGGGTTATAAGGTAAGATCTCATAAAATGTTCCTGCCGTATAATTTGTCAACCATTGATAAACTTTATCATAAGAAGTTAACAATAAAACAACTGGGATGACAGAACCTAATAAACCAAGAAAGATTCCTTCCATTAAAAATGGCCAGCGTATGAACCAGTTGGTAGCCCCAACAAGCTTCATAATTTCAATTTCATGACGACGAGCAAAGATCGTAATCTTAATTGTATTTGAGATTAGAAACATCGCTGTAAAGAGCAACCCAATCACAAGCACACTCCCAACAATTCTTGCATTATCTGTAAAACCAAATAGCTTTTCAACGGTTTCTTCACCATATGTTACTTTAGATACATTTTCTAGTCCCTCTGCTTCTTTAGCTATCACACTAGTATCTTGAGGAACTTTTGGTTTTATAATATAGACATCTTTTAATGGGTTGTTTTGTTCATAAAAGTCAAAGGCATCACCCATCGTCTCTTGTAGTTGCTCAAGCTGTTCATCCTTTGATGAAAAAACAACAGAACTTACTTTATCAATTTCTTGAAGCTCTGTTTTTAACTGTTCAATTTGTTCTTCGTCTGCTGCAGGATCAATTTGCACACTGACTTCAACCTGCTCTTCGACCTTTGACGCAACATGGTTTAAATTAAATATGACAACTAAAAAAGTTCCTACTAATAACAGTGTTACAGTAACGGCCGATATAGAAGCAAATGTCATCCATGCATTTCTTCCTAAACT
This portion of the Bacillus carboniphilus genome encodes:
- a CDS encoding MOSC domain-containing protein, translating into MTRKLVHLAVGKPKEIQYGEDKTMYSGIGKSAIKEVYLSKEGFHHDGVANTKFHGGPDRAVCFYSYEHYSMWEREYGVILPKAAFGENVTAINMHEKDVCIGGVYQLGEAIVQVSQGRIPCQTITKRTTIDLSRVIDTGYTGFFCRVLSEGVVREDSPIDLLESHPNNVTILYANQVFFHQKNNVKGMERILKVEPLAEVWREKLTKRLEKIVSIVD
- a CDS encoding DUF2198 family protein → MIKLLVALLIPFFLVLLFSRVTYNHYVGTGLTLALLIVAFFNGHMDSTAIWFLDVASLIAGFMVSKKMIEDVKRVKQ
- a CDS encoding glycosyltransferase; amino-acid sequence: MIRISLCMIVKNEEDTLDRCLSSVKGVPDEIIIVDTGSTDATKEIAKKHNARIYDFEWIDDFAAARNFSFSKARKDYIMWLDADDLLLPEDRQKLLNLKERISPKIDAISMIYHTLFDEHGNVVTSVRRIRIVKKIHDFKWHGFVHEDLTTEEPYKYFDSDIIVTHKKPEDKMNKAEEGKTGRNLQIYERHLKAGKELSKHDLFHYSRELHSNKRYDDAIVYYEQFLELEDIELQHRLFVMHKLASCYHIIGNIDKEREITFESLKWDVPHPSFSCRIAEWFLEKEHYAQAAYWYEQALNDKAEDTWLIDQLPFRTWLPHKQLGLCYFHLQKYHDSLFHNKKVLEYQPNDEATMKNIKMLEGLI
- a CDS encoding superoxide dismutase, encoding MIHILPDLQYDYDDLEPYIDARTLEIHHSKHHATYVKNLNNALSSTEGLQGKSLPEILANLSSLPKDIQTKVRNNGGGHYCHSLFWENMSPKGGGDPNGDIKKSIEYYFNTFDDFKHKLSQATISRFGSGYGWLVLDGSSLSIMSTANQNTPLEEGKVPLLVIDVWEHAYYLKYQNRRPEFVENWWNTVNWDIVNERYLKALKEINVV
- a CDS encoding PDZ domain-containing protein, with product MLEQWLMELSKGIGRFFLNPLLYFMLFYCVIIGVLRVKRERKSFHIRIYDTLEEVKFTFLKGLFLGVLFSLVILLTGLMLPFGTIVLMTVWTLLLCITLQTRLLSPVYTMGGTILLVSILSMIDLKEYWFSQYLINVETTSLPTLAILLALLIIIEGFLVYRSGHLKTSPSIKMSSRGKSIGNHRSDKVWMAADSFVNSRRKPINYRLVSFYVTWRFLLAFVCSVICRISPKNSRFNAEGKYSSNRSKNHLARVINAYLCDCESLVDSSCLWSVGFSFVGHQFISIKQRMNDDSAAFYFSKRDQGLVILGILPSSPANQLNLQVGEMIIQVNGQPVTTVSGFYEALQKNRTYCKLDVIGFNGEVRFVQRSMYEGEHHELGLIFIGDDKKTEAEQCKHKK
- a CDS encoding swarming motility protein SwrAA; its protein translation is MSKRASALRKERFEDLFHQFKAVDQESNLSNTKIFIGIQQFCLYIANYTSIKEISSIDEQTVEEFFSYLIKEQKRLGVNLTDIKRTILAIQDFTNISSMNYLFDFSLNNTSLWTNLQSSSRF
- a CDS encoding murein hydrolase activator EnvC family protein — protein: MKKSNKIMSLSLATLLGTSAILIPLSNDAIASSLKDIQNERSSIESNIDQKNSELAELEQKEKQLNAEIEKLDNQMIEVSAKIGDTEEKIAEAEKKIEELKKQIVEVKERIEQREELLKERAVAIQDSGGAVKYIDVLLGSKNFSDFISNVGMISTILEEDERILEEHVADQKLLEEKETELTIELEKLTAEKEELDELKAELETTKKEKDALLKDIETEAEDLHGHIDELENEAEILKQQEAAMKAETVRVKAKKGSSSSSSSSSSSSSSSTLSMATNISSGDWTWPSAATYLSSGYGYRWGKMHKGVDIASRASNVAIYAAADGTVIEAGWNSGGYGNWALIAHNIGGQKYVTLYGHMKDSPMVSAGQSVSKGQPIGIMGSTGYSTGPHLHFEIHVGGYGNPVNPIDFIQ
- the ftsX gene encoding permease-like cell division protein FtsX; this encodes MISTLLRHFQESIKSLGRNAWMTFASISAVTVTLLLVGTFLVVIFNLNHVASKVEEQVEVSVQIDPAADEEQIEQLKTELQEIDKVSSVVFSSKDEQLEQLQETMGDAFDFYEQNNPLKDVYIIKPKVPQDTSVIAKEAEGLENVSKVTYGEETVEKLFGFTDNARIVGSVLVIGLLFTAMFLISNTIKITIFARRHEIEIMKLVGATNWFIRWPFLMEGIFLGLLGSVIPVVLLLTSYDKVYQWLTNYTAGTFYEILPYNPFIFQVSGIIMLIGSIIGVWGSLMSIRKFLRI